The window ttaattttatttgacatatatttaatttataggagaagcatataaaaattatttctttatgttgtaactcgttattattaatttatttttaatgatgataatgCAACGAGTTTAAAGCTTCTCTAATGTGATCAGTAGATAATACtgaactataaaaatattatatatatatatatatatattgtgtgaaataatgttgaaaatttttcttatttttgtgtcatctaatttgataaaaagaagtGTAGCTCCTTTAACATGttagaatttttaactatGTAATAATTAGACTGCGGAAGTTAATGCAGTACTAGATGCAGATattgtatgtaaaattaaaaaattcatataattatgtttagtcagatatatatagtataatgtaatatatatataatatataatataatatataatatatatatatttagtatatttacattatatatacatttaaacttTAGTGATccttaatacatatatataaatattgcatacatttaaaacataaatttttaattttctaaatgtgtatttttaatacacatatattaaaaattagaataaaaatacacagatcagtattttaatatatttcaaaattattaaaaatattaataataagtgcTCATATTTTATACAGCTTCTAATTGTGCGTTATACACggataattatgtaaaaattatataaatataaataatgaatacgtttaatatatgtaaaatagagatatatattaatatttgatgttACAATATTAGCTGCCTATCATACAAATTTGTTATGGCAATATTTGGCAAAACAAGAGCATATTTAATTGCtatgatttataatgataagatTGAGTAAATTTTggcaattatttgaaattattaattatttaaattataaacaaattcaatatatacaagaaagatgaaaatatacacAACAAATATgcagaatagaaaatttatttgtaagttttttttaatgataaaacataattatgtTGAAATCTTATTTGCTTAATCTCTTATCTTCTTACTTATTTAATTCCATGTGCACAAACTTCCACagtctaattataattaatgcacTTATAGAAAAGTGAtaactgtaaaaaaatataagtttgcaCTTGCGCAAAATTGCgcgttttttctatttaatatgcaagtaataaataatattaaataaatttaatttcagaattctaacaatataaatattaagttaatatatattgctgaatactatatgtataattaatttgattgagGAACTTGTAGATTTAATGTTAAGTCAATGTTGAAATTGTTTATGTTGAAAGAGTATAATGTAAACTATATTGAAgttttacttacttactttagatagaatattttttccttaaattGATGTCAgtcgtatttaaaattttttgcattaaataatttataatatgcataagtaaaatatttttgctcgAATTTCGTCAATAATCTTGCACAACAGACTGTTatgaatatagatatatctcCATTTACAACCCTGGCCTTCCATGTTAAAAACACGTTCTGCCTCGATTATTTTgctacttttataaaaactacttttataaaaaaaatgagaatttcTTAATAACGTAAGCAAAACAGTAatgttaatatcaattaatgctatgtaaatgaaaaataatcaattgtgAATTGATTATGCAGAAATATTTGCGCATGGTTATATGAATTATGTTTTCttgataaatacattatataaatatataaatacattcgaATCCTTTTTTCTGGATaatatagagataaaaattattttaattaaaaaattcatatcacTTATATTATGCATTAAATGCAACTTTTCTaaagagataataattattaacaaaataagtaataatttatttgataaaacgtAACATAAAACttgtaaaacttatttttatttcatcaatggTGTGTTTTTTATAGATCttgtcaattattttttaattaatgccaaatctatatttttgaacaatattataaattacgtaAAAAAGTATATGGAACAAGATAGAcagattataattgtaaattgcaAACTTAAATTTTCGTTGAGCAACTCCtccttttaatatattatatcgtagTATTCTTCGCTTGataaaacaattaacaaaTACATATTGAATTAACGTTAATATACTCAGTGACATGCaattaaatagtaatttttaaatgtaattgaatAGTATAGTGTCACTTGTTGTACAAAAATACAAGATATCCTATTTAGTATTTTGCCGCTGTGTGATCGAGATCGAGGAACGCATGTATTGTGTGTAATAAAGTGTACAGTACAAATTATTCTTCAgcgcattttatttaaaaaaaggaatgctCGCAACTTTCAagcgaaaattaatcaaattattcacaattttaccgaattataattttttattatagtgttaaaatattccaacttGACATTACtaaattcgtgaaaaaaaattttaatttttagtaataataatataattgaataagaatCCGTTTTAAATTGAACAACGCTTCTTTTATACAGAAAACGAAATTGTGTAGTTTCAATAAATCGCAAATTTTGTACTTaaagttcaattttattgtGTCAAAAAATCAGTCAGAATTATGTCTTCTACATTAGTCATTCAGTCATCAACTGCTTGACGCGATAATttgcagaaaaaaatatcttcgattAACTTAAACGATTATTGTAAAAGTATGTCggctgtaaaataaaattaccttGTTTATGTActtaaaaaacttatattatttttacatttaaccAGTTATAAACGAAGGTACTACGTtccttataaatttaaaaaatcacttttgatattatttcataactttatattttataataacgtgggctatgaaataatacaaaatattgtgtattttaaatatttattccttttttttcattcaaaggacaatttgtttttattataagataacaTTATCCTAAGCATTTTCGAGGGTTCCACACCCTGCTGTacctaaattattttttatataacatttttttttatgtcttCCATCGGTTcactgattattattaatccatAGACaagttctttttcttaaattggCTCTCCGTAGTTCGATATCACTTATCGCAGTCAATTAATCATTGCTATATTCGACTTATGTTTCTTCTGTTATTACATTCAGTACTGACTTTATACAAATTGGTTTTGAAAGGTTTATGGCTTTTTATCGTCGGTGGTGAAGCGaagtatcgataaatttttattacactaATTCactctaattttcttttattattaatttattaacttgatgaaacatattttaaaaaataagcattcaaaaaattaccagaatgttaaattttttaaagaaaataaatataaaactaaattttgttgaaaaataaagaataaaatattatttaaattatgtaacaatttttcatctgtataataattagaagatATGAAGATATaagtattgtattatatcataattgcaataactttaaaatatcgaataatatcaaatatgatTGTCAATTGATATACTGATTGTtacaagagaaaaaattaatattttataatatactcaaaagaaatgtaatttaattatcaatgtataaattaataaagataagacAATAGTGACTCCAACTCTTAGTGGAAGtgtttatcattatcattatcattatacttaaattacatataataattacaccaAGACTCGCTATTTCTTTGTACAGATGGAGAGGAGTCACTATgcaatataaagtatattcaataagtcaaattcaatattttcataagatATTTCACTTTTGACACTtccagaaatattttctttaaaattttttataagaatgttTTGTACATTTACCACCGACGATAAATATCACAAAACGAGGGAAGTTTACAACTCGTTTATCGACTCgcatagtttattttaataagggCCCTGCATACGTCAAAGCATGCATCCAAATCTAGCTACATCACAGGCGCCGTGTCTACCTATACtctctatcttatattatattcaatgtcATACTTTGTGTTTACCATAAATGAACATTTATCTTTGTTCAttaatgatttgaaataaacTAAAGATTGGTAATTGtggcaaaaatattaaaaatataacaacgtAATGGtcgcatacatacatacacctTACGCAGCACAACGAATGCAGGGCTCATCAAGGGGCTGCAATTTTAAGTTCAGAAATATACCTCATTCAACactttaagaatataaatcgtTTTGAAAAGAGTGTTATATTACACTGATGGATTGACTGCtatgatatttcttctttcaatgaaCATTACAAGATATACTtgcatgtattataataatatacgtttCTATTGTTTGGCAAGAGAAACGTATtaagaaaatgtatatttaaatgtatgtaagtgtatatatgtatatatatcacttGATCTTTTGATGGTATAGTCTCTGATATATTACTTAATATCAGTCAATATTAATACAACCAAATTTAGGAGCTTCTTCTTGCTATGTATTATACTTCAATTGAAGTAAAACTGGAAAATTTGTACATATGATGCTGCAGTCAAAATACCAATAAACTTGTTGGAACAGGTATATGACAGAACAGTTTTTGCAAACGCCCCAGGGGCAAATGTATCATATGTAACAATTAGTTGATGTTGATCAATGATCAATTTCATTGCGTGGGGTATTGTGGCATGGTGTATGTTACCATAGCAGGTTGCTGACCTGGTGGCAATGGTGCAGTTGCAGTCGGTGGTGCAGCAGTCGCTTGTGCAGGTTGCCATGTACCTGCACCAGGAGCAGGCATTCGCATACTATTCATATATTGAGCCTGTTGTCCATAATATTGACCATAGTACTGAGCAGGCTGTAAAAATTGACCTTGCATTTGTGGATATCCTTGTGGATACCAATAACTCATTTGTTGGCCATATCCATATGCATACTGTCCAGCTCCAGCTGTAACCTATTATGTtaagaacaaaatatattttaatatttttcaatttattataatcataaaaatataaataaaaaaattaatgataaaatatataaataaaataaaagaatatatgtattaaaattacctGTTGAGCTTGATGATTTGCATTTGGACCCACACTGTTGGGatctccattttcttttccccaAAAACATTTGACAATACTACCATTAATTTCTGTATTATGTGTTGATTCTATGGCATGAGTAGCAGCTTCCTTAGTAGTAAACTTTATGAAAGCATATCCTTTATCCTTAAATACTCTTATATCTTGTATGGTACCAAAAGGAGAAAATGTTTTGGTTATCAGGTCATCTGTAATGCCATTTGTAAAACCTCCACAGTATACTGTGCAATTAGTTGGACTACTTTGGTTATATAcctattaatagtaatatataattattaaataaatttaattaacttatattctcatagattaaattattatattatattttcattatatataaagaaaataattgatgtataatgtataattttttgaaatttaaaacataccTCTTCATAATTAGGTTTACTATTATTTGAATGTCGTGGCCTTTCAGATCGAGGTGGTGGTGGTTTCCTCGTTGACCAATTTGTCCTGATGCTTCTAGATCCAAGCCACTGACCATTCATAGCTGCTATCGCTGCTTCAGCTTCAGACTTTTTGACAAATGATACAAAGGCATATCCTTTACTTTTCATGGTTTGTGGATCGCGGACAATTCTACAATTGCTAATTTCGCCAAAAGGCGCGAATGCTTCTTTTAAAGTTTGTGTTTCAATTTCTGGCGAAAGATCGCCGACAAATATGTGATGGTGATTACTCGTATCCAACTTCGGCTGATTTCCAGGGCTCGTTGCCCAGTTAACCTTCATTTCCTTATTCAGGAAGGATCGCTTGTTCATGGCGGCTAGCGCTGTAGCCGCGCATTGATGATTCGTAAATTCAACAAAAGCATATGGATCGTTTCCTGGTTCCCGTATAATCTTGCATCCTTTAACAGCACCTATTTGTGAAAAAAGTGCGCACAAGAGTTCCTCCGACACCGAAGTGTCTAGATTTCCCACATAGAGCGTTCGCGGATTACTTTCTTCGCTCATGCTCGCTCTTTCAGAACCCCTGTACTTCCTTATTTAACTAATTTCCTTACTTTCCTTGGGCTTAATTTATGGTTCACACGTTCAGTGCGTGATACGTGCATTTACCTCGACCCCAGCATCAGAATTCAGATTTTCTCGCCTTTTCCAAAGAACACGGACGGTTGAACGCGAAGCTACACCCAGCCTCTACGTCATACTAACATAAAATGGCCGCTCTCCTGCTTCACTACTTTCCCTTCAATCATCCACGTAAACTTTCGTATTCTACCGATTAACTTACTTAAAACTATGTTTTCTTCACGCCTATTCAGTTCCTTTTATCTACCTAcctaaagtttattaaattgactTGAATAACTCAAAACTTTATTAGCTAAAGTGTAAAGAACACGTGTTTTTGTATCATCCGTCGAAGATTTCATAACAGGTAGCGCGAAAACGCTTGTGAATCATTGGCCTACAAAATTCACTAGACAATCACTTTTTTAAGgttgattttcataaaatcttcCGATGTTAATATTACTTGCTTATCCTTCACAAGGtgacaataattaatcataatgactattaaaaatacgtacaatacatatatttataaaaatttataaatatattttatatttatttagaaaaaatatgtacattgaaaaataaaataaaataaaattaattatttttatattatttttattatatcaaaatagaaatttataattaagatttagaattaaaagaaatttattttgtcatttttataaatttgatagatcgtattctatattttaattaataaaacataattatttcatatataataagtattatttaaatacaaaaatattgaaataaaattattttattatttaaattaagacaAATGGCGTCTACAAATAAACATTTCAACATCAAAGaacggaaaaaaatattatgaaaaataattttgattaatgatttaatgaattaatgatttaattaatgattttttatttcaatttaaattattataatatagctgtcatttgttttaatatatatataaaatatttttggataaataaaaatgttgaagaacgattttattaattatatttgttaataatacatttaaattttatttaactgtaaatgtattctatatttaatatcaattaaatatagaatatatttacagttaattaagtataataatattaattataaatataaataaaagtaattttataaaaaaaattttaaataaaataattaatctatcataattattgtatcatcatatatagaataattattgtataaccATATTACTGATAATATGAATAAGaaaacacttttttttattggcaacgaaattcttatttgtaatgttcaatataaatatatatatatttttttctatttaaaaagagagaagggtagatatagatagatagatagagagagaaaaagaaagaatgagagagagagagagagagagagagagagaaccaattatagtaaaatttaattcacaaaacgagtttcttataaattatcattatgtatgaacaaattattaataaaaatatttttattaattgattttttaactatttatccTGTAAATAATCATATGTTCATaaggtaaaataaattttattattgatattaaaaatgcaaaaaattatcaaattttaacaaatattttgtaaaagatatttttttatattgcactttatacatatattttatagttatataaacagaattaattttttcacgtttataatttctttttacatgcCAGCTTATATGaacaaaaaatacatttataaaatcaaatatacaaacttaaattgtatagtaataaaattcattggtTTGTGGCTATTCagtctttataatatattaaaaattacattaatattatatgaatcatGAAATATgtcttgttttatattttttttaataaactataatattattcatgcaTTAAAATCTCctcattatttacataaaaataagaatattaaacaacaaattattattacggaatataaaacgaaaatacttattaaatattttaatttgtgatGATTTTGAGTATTATGATGTTAAGTATCTATACaacttatatatacatcaaatatggaaaaattatttaaactataataCTTTGCCTTTGATTTGTTATGTTTGAAATTGGGTAACAAGTAGCTTTGTTGCTTTGGCAATATCATAAACACATGAACGTACTTGTTGGAGGCATCTATCCATATGTTCTGTATCACTAGTACATCTTTGAAGACCAGAACATTCTGCTTGAAGTCTACCTGTATTACCATTTAATTGTCTTAGAGCAGATCTGACGTTTTCCTCAATAggattctataatataatttaaatgtttttattataaacttttatttatatttaaataaaaaatcttatcatATCTTACTTGAGGAAATATAGCTGTGAGTTCAGCAACAGCAACACGAATTCTTTCTGCACAAGGTACAAAAGCTTCTCGTTGTTTTGGATTTTGCATGGCCATCCATAATTCCCGAATTCTTTTTGTAACTTGTTCAGTTCTTCTAGTAACTTCTTCGCTAGAAGGAAGATTAGGAGCTCCATAGTCCCATAGACTTTGTGTATTGCCACGAGACACTGTCTCTGAATCGCGTTTtgactatattttatatttataaataaaaatattaaataaattttataaaagaaaatttataactataaactaaaaattttatcattgatattaatacCTGGCAAATAGATGTTGACCATGAATTTGGTTTTCGTAGACCTTCTCTTGTTTCATACATAGACGCAGGTCGTTGATTAGTTCGACTAAGAGATGTTTTTATATCAAGTACTGGCTCTAATTCTGGTTCTTGTTCTCCACTAATATGACCATTAATAACCGCATCAGTAGATCCTTTTaactgtattttttatatgttttagatttcaatttataatatattatatcaatattaaacatttatcttACATGaatcatttgttttaattcattattttcatgtgTCAGTTGTTCTATAGTATTTTGTAATGTAGAAATCTGTTCACGGAGATCCCTGACGGTAGATTCAGAGAGAGTTAGttgttttttcaaaacttcTACAACAGATGGAAGTCCCTTGGCTAATGGAGCAAAGGCTTCCTGCAATACCAttttaatgatgaaattttatttaaaaaaaaaaaataaaaaaataaaaaatgttatcattAAATCACTTTATGTGGttgttacaaaataaaacacatgatcaatatttatattataaattttagtaaattatatattataaaaggtGTATGAACACTTCTTTGGCTGCACATGCACTAACAGACCTGTGCACTTGCCTAATAAGGAAGAGCCATGTATTTAACTGTTTCCTTATGTTCCTTTTCATTATTAGAGCTGGTACCTTTAATATGTTATcactttatctatttttatataactttatctatttcttatatattataatataataaattattcattttttttatatttcatgtcataatttctgtatttatactatcttttttaatttatttttaagcagTTTAATACCTACTTCATTATCCATTTTAAATTGTGTTGAATATTCAGGTATTGTATTGTCAGCCGATGTCAATGCATAATCATCATCAGAAGCTACACTATCATATAAAGGTTCATCATCAGACATTTGTGATCCATATTTTCCATGTTGTTCTTTACGAAGTATAGAAATAGCTGGAtctataaatactatatatattgacataatggataaattataaaaaatatataatttgaataattttatataaacctTGTAAGGGCGCATTATTTGCAAGCATATGTCTTCTGCGAGCTTCAATaagaatatctataataagtGTAGCAAATTCCTTTGGTGTAAATCTTGCTAATTTTTGTCTACCTTGGTTCCTTGTGGATGATAATTGTGGATTAACTGGTAGAAAAGGTACAGTACATTTTTCTGGTAAAGATGCAGTTCCAAAccaaactatttaaaaaatataaaataaaaataattaatattcctattcatcaaataagtaaaatataatattcacaatagtttattatttaaaaatcatatattatatatttaaattaatcataatgtaattttaagttagaaaaaaaaaaactattgaaaaatcgaaatttttaaattcaacttACCTTTCCTTTAAAatgatgcaataaaaaaagcatgcatattaataacattataaataaactagaaattaacataatataatatatatatatatatatatatataatgatttgaatgcatattttatatatatatattttatatatgtatataatataaatatatatataacatattaatacttataaaaaattatttaataggatacattacagaaaaatatatactcaattaaaaaattatgaatattacgaaattatttttatactaatctattcatttctcaaaatcactatttatataaagcaattatatgttattatttatatttatatattatttattcttactttcttcattttctcttcGATCTACTTCATCATAAACATCCATTGCCAATTCTTCCAATAAATGATTTGAtaactaaagaaaaaaagatttatatatcatagttcatatttatataaaatttttacttatatgtataaatatatatttaccatttgtaatttatttcttccttctaAGCACAAATCACTTTGTTCCAATAATAATGTACATTcaggaataataatatgttcatCCACTTTATGATTTGGTTTAcgtaaacatataaaatatgtcaGTCTATCTGTTACTTCGTACATGCATTCAATTAAACGATCAGATAAATC is drawn from Apis mellifera strain DH4 linkage group LG5, Amel_HAv3.1, whole genome shotgun sequence and contains these coding sequences:
- the LOC411890 gene encoding nucleolysin TIAR, which gives rise to MSEESNPRTLYVGNLDTSVSEELLCALFSQIGAVKGCKIIREPGNDPYAFVEFTNHQCAATALAAMNKRSFLNKEMKVNWATSPGNQPKLDTSNHHHIFVGDLSPEIETQTLKEAFAPFGEISNCRIVRDPQTMKSKGYAFVSFVKKSEAEAAIAAMNGQWLGSRSIRTNWSTRKPPPPRSERPRHSNNSKPNYEEVYNQSSPTNCTVYCGGFTNGITDDLITKTFSPFGTIQDIRVFKDKGYAFIKFTTKEAATHAIESTHNTEINGSIVKCFWGKENGDPNSVGPNANHQAQQVTAGAGQYAYGYGQQMSYWYPQGYPQMQGQFLQPAQYYGQYYGQQAQYMNSMRMPAPGAGTWQPAQATAAPPTATAPLPPGQQPAMVTYTMPQYPTQ
- the LOC411891 gene encoding ARF GTPase-activating protein GIT1 isoform X2, with the protein product MARPKHRVNTDICADCGAFEPGWASLNRAILLCDDCCGVHRSLGRHISQIKSLHKSIWHTNLLNMVHTLNDNGANSIWEHSLLDPSNSKINRRKPQAKDPLHPIKADFIKAKHQHLVFILHPSKEECCSEEELSRQLHSSVRTSNLETSLRLLAQGANPNYFYKEKGTTPLHVAARAGQALQLELLIANGGNPNMVDSNAQTPAEIAKMAGHIDLSDRLIECMYEVTDRLTYFICLRKPNHKVDEHIIIPECTLLLEQSDLCLEGRNKLQMLSNHLLEELAMDVYDEVDRRENEEIWFGTASLPEKCTVPFLPVNPQLSSTRNQGRQKLARFTPKEFATLIIDILIEARRRHMLANNAPLQDPAISILRKEQHGKYGSQMSDDEPLYDSVASDDDYALTSADNTIPEYSTQFKMDNEEAFAPLAKGLPSVVEVLKKQLTLSESTVRDLREQISTLQNTIEQLTHENNELKQMIHLKGSTDAVINGHISGEQEPELEPVLDIKTSLSRTNQRPASMYETREGLRKPNSWSTSICQSKRDSETVSRGNTQSLWDYGAPNLPSSEEVTRRTEQVTKRIRELWMAMQNPKQREAFVPCAERIRVAVAELTAIFPQNPIEENVRSALRQLNGNTGRLQAECSGLQRCTSDTEHMDRCLQQVRSCVYDIAKATKLLVTQFQT
- the LOC411891 gene encoding ARF GTPase-activating protein GIT2 isoform X1; translated protein: MARPKHRVNTDICADCGAFEPGWASLNRAILLCDDCCGVHRSLGRHISQIKSLHKSIWHTNLLNMVHTLNDNGANSIWEHSLLDPSNSKINRRKPQAKDPLHPIKADFIKAKHQHLVFILHPSKEECCSEEELSRQLHSSVRTSNLETSLRLLAQGANPNYFYKEKGTTPLHVAARAGQALQLELLIANGGNPNMVDSNAQTPAEIAKMAGHIDLSDRLIECMYEVTDRLTYFICLRKPNHKVDEHIIIPECTLLLEQSDLCLEGRNKLQMLSNHLLEELAMDVYDEVDRRENEEIWFGTASLPEKCTVPFLPVNPQLSSTRNQGRQKLARFTPKEFATLIIDILIEARRRHMLANNAPLQVFIDPAISILRKEQHGKYGSQMSDDEPLYDSVASDDDYALTSADNTIPEYSTQFKMDNEEAFAPLAKGLPSVVEVLKKQLTLSESTVRDLREQISTLQNTIEQLTHENNELKQMIHLKGSTDAVINGHISGEQEPELEPVLDIKTSLSRTNQRPASMYETREGLRKPNSWSTSICQSKRDSETVSRGNTQSLWDYGAPNLPSSEEVTRRTEQVTKRIRELWMAMQNPKQREAFVPCAERIRVAVAELTAIFPQNPIEENVRSALRQLNGNTGRLQAECSGLQRCTSDTEHMDRCLQQVRSCVYDIAKATKLLVTQFQT